One Mangrovimonas cancribranchiae DNA segment encodes these proteins:
- the lpxD gene encoding UDP-3-O-(3-hydroxymyristoyl)glucosamine N-acyltransferase: protein MKFTAQQIAGILEGEIDGNPEVEVSKLSKIEEGTRGSLTFLANPKYQQYIYSTKASVAIVNKTFQPESNIDTTLIKVDDAYKAFSKLLEYYNMVKLNKEGIEQPSFIAESAKKGDNIYIGAFSYIGENVTIGNNVKIFPNSYIGDNAVIGDHTIVFSGAKIYSECIIGNNCVINSGAIIGADGFGYAPNENGEYTKVPQTGNVILEDYVDIGAGTTIDRATLGSTIIRRGVKLDNQIQIAHNVEIGKNTVIAAQTGIAGSTKIGENCQIGGQVGIVGHIVIGNNVKIQAQSGIGRNIKDNEVLQGSPALTYGDYNKSYVYFKKLPQIVKNINDLEKKVNGNS from the coding sequence ATGAAATTTACAGCACAACAGATAGCAGGAATTTTAGAAGGTGAGATAGACGGAAACCCAGAGGTGGAAGTTTCCAAACTTTCTAAAATAGAAGAAGGCACTAGAGGGTCTTTAACCTTTTTAGCCAATCCTAAGTACCAACAATATATATACTCAACAAAAGCTTCGGTTGCCATAGTTAATAAAACTTTTCAACCAGAAAGCAATATTGATACAACACTAATAAAAGTAGACGATGCCTATAAAGCATTTTCTAAATTATTAGAGTATTACAATATGGTTAAGCTTAATAAAGAAGGTATCGAGCAACCTTCTTTTATAGCAGAATCGGCAAAAAAAGGTGATAACATATATATAGGTGCATTTTCTTATATAGGAGAAAATGTAACAATTGGTAATAATGTAAAAATTTTCCCAAATAGTTATATTGGTGATAATGCTGTTATTGGAGACCATACCATAGTGTTTTCAGGAGCAAAAATTTATTCAGAATGTATTATAGGAAACAACTGTGTTATTAATTCTGGAGCAATAATTGGAGCAGATGGTTTTGGATATGCGCCAAATGAAAATGGTGAATATACTAAAGTACCACAAACAGGTAATGTTATTCTGGAAGATTATGTCGATATAGGAGCAGGAACAACAATTGATAGAGCAACTTTAGGATCAACCATTATACGTCGTGGTGTTAAATTAGATAATCAAATACAAATAGCACATAACGTAGAGATAGGTAAAAATACCGTAATAGCTGCTCAAACAGGTATTGCAGGTTCAACTAAAATTGGCGAAAATTGTCAAATTGGCGGACAAGTAGGTATTGTAGGTCATATTGTAATAGGTAATAATGTGAAAATTCAAGCCCAATCAGGTATTGGTAGAAACATTAAAGACAACGAAGTACTCCAGGGGTCTCCTGCGTTAACTTATGGCGACTACAATAAGTCCTATGTCTATTTTAAGAAATTACCACAAATTGTAAAAAATATAAACGATTTAGAAAAGAAGGTCAATGGCAATAGTTAG
- the lpxA gene encoding acyl-ACP--UDP-N-acetylglucosamine O-acyltransferase → MNQPLAYVHPGAKIAKNVVIEPFSTIHNNVVIGEGTWIGSNVTIMEGARIGKNCNIFPGAVISAVPQDLKYNDEDTTVEIGDNVTIRECVTINRGTTDKMKTVVGDNCLIMAYCHIAHDCIVGNNCIFSNNSTLAGHINVGDYVVLAGMTAVHQFCSIGNHAFVTGGSLVRKDVPPFVKAAREPLSYVGINSVGLRRRGFSTEKIREIQDIYRILYQKNYNNTQAADIIEAEMEATPERDEILQFIKDSQRGIMKGYFKSN, encoded by the coding sequence ATGAATCAACCACTTGCTTACGTTCATCCAGGAGCGAAAATTGCTAAAAACGTTGTTATAGAACCTTTTTCTACAATACACAATAATGTTGTAATAGGCGAAGGAACTTGGATAGGTAGTAACGTTACCATTATGGAAGGTGCTAGAATTGGCAAAAATTGTAATATTTTCCCAGGTGCAGTTATCTCAGCTGTTCCGCAAGACCTTAAATATAACGATGAAGATACTACGGTAGAAATAGGTGATAACGTAACTATAAGAGAATGCGTTACCATTAATCGTGGTACAACAGATAAAATGAAAACAGTTGTTGGCGACAATTGCTTAATCATGGCGTATTGCCATATTGCACACGATTGTATCGTTGGAAATAATTGTATCTTCTCAAACAATTCAACATTAGCCGGACACATTAATGTTGGTGACTATGTTGTTTTAGCTGGTATGACAGCAGTTCACCAGTTTTGCTCTATAGGAAATCATGCCTTCGTTACAGGGGGATCTTTAGTAAGAAAAGATGTGCCGCCATTTGTAAAAGCAGCGCGCGAACCACTATCTTATGTAGGAATTAACTCTGTAGGATTAAGACGAAGAGGCTTTTCAACCGAAAAAATTAGAGAAATTCAAGATATATACAGAATACTTTATCAAAAAAATTATAATAATACCCAAGCAGCAGATATTATTGAAGCTGAAATGGAAGCCACGCCAGAACGTGATGAAATTCTTCAGTTTATCAAAGATTCACAACGCGGTATTATGAAAGGATATTTTAAATCAAATTAA
- a CDS encoding alanine dehydrogenase — translation MSKSLSPFTKQQLIPQEERLEILKSKSSLFIGIPKETAFQEKRVCLTPDAVSAIVNNGHRVLIESGAGKGANFSDKDYTEAGAEITKDTAKVFACPMILKIEPPTLDQIKLINPQSILISALQLKTQTKKYFETLAAKRVTALAFEFIKDDDGTYPAVKSLSEIAGTSSVLIAAELLSNVNEGNGLMFGNVSGVPPVEVVILGAGTVGEFAARSSLGLGANVKIFDNSITRLREIQKNLGQPLFTSTIQPKNLLKALKRCDIVIGAVRGKNRSPIIVTETMVENMKSGAVIIDVSIDMGGCVETSEVTTHKSPTFKKHGVIHYCVPNIPARFSRTASISISNMFTPYILKIADDGGLENSLRFDRGLKNGLYFYHGILTNKSVGEWFDLKHSDINLLIF, via the coding sequence ATGTCAAAATCCTTATCACCTTTTACTAAGCAGCAATTAATTCCTCAAGAAGAACGCTTAGAGATTTTAAAAAGTAAAAGTTCCCTATTTATTGGTATTCCTAAAGAAACAGCTTTTCAAGAAAAGCGTGTTTGCTTAACACCCGATGCTGTTTCTGCTATTGTTAATAATGGGCATCGTGTTTTAATTGAGTCTGGCGCTGGAAAAGGAGCCAACTTTAGTGATAAAGATTATACCGAAGCAGGTGCAGAAATAACAAAAGACACGGCTAAAGTATTTGCCTGCCCAATGATTTTAAAAATTGAGCCTCCTACTCTAGATCAAATTAAATTAATAAACCCACAATCTATACTAATCTCTGCCTTACAGCTTAAAACGCAAACTAAAAAGTACTTTGAAACATTAGCGGCAAAACGTGTTACCGCTTTAGCTTTTGAATTTATAAAAGACGATGATGGCACTTACCCTGCTGTAAAATCGTTAAGTGAAATAGCAGGAACCTCTTCGGTTTTAATTGCCGCCGAATTATTAAGTAATGTAAACGAAGGAAACGGTTTAATGTTTGGTAACGTTAGTGGTGTTCCACCTGTAGAGGTAGTTATTTTAGGCGCAGGAACTGTAGGTGAATTTGCTGCAAGGAGTTCGTTAGGCTTAGGAGCTAATGTGAAAATTTTTGATAATTCCATTACTAGGTTACGTGAAATACAAAAAAATCTTGGACAACCGCTCTTTACGTCAACCATACAACCCAAGAATCTTTTAAAAGCGTTAAAACGTTGCGATATTGTTATTGGAGCTGTACGAGGTAAAAATCGCTCGCCTATTATAGTTACAGAGACTATGGTTGAAAACATGAAATCTGGTGCTGTTATTATAGATGTAAGTATAGATATGGGAGGTTGTGTAGAAACTAGCGAGGTTACCACTCATAAATCACCTACATTTAAAAAACATGGTGTTATTCATTATTGCGTACCTAATATCCCTGCTAGGTTTTCAAGAACGGCATCTATATCGATAAGTAATATGTTTACACCTTATATTTTAAAAATTGCAGATGACGGCGGTTTAGAAAATTCTTTGCGGTTTGATAGAGGTTTAAAAAATGGTTTGTACTTTTACCACGGCATTCTTACCAACAAATCGGTTGGTGAATGGTTTGATTTAAAACACAGCGATATTAATTTATTGATTTTTTAA
- the efp gene encoding elongation factor P produces MANTSDIRNGLCIRYNHDIYKIVEFLHVKPGKGPAFVRTKLKSVTTGKVIENTFSAGHKIDDVRVETHQFQFLYNDGEFFHFMNTADYTQIRLLEAALDRPDLLKEGEVVTVIINTEDNMPLSVEMPASVILEVTHTEPGVKGNTATNATKPATVETGAEVNVPLFINEGDKIKIETEKGTYKERIKE; encoded by the coding sequence ATGGCAAATACATCAGATATTAGAAACGGACTTTGTATTCGTTACAACCATGATATTTATAAAATTGTAGAATTTTTACATGTAAAACCAGGTAAAGGACCTGCTTTTGTAAGAACAAAACTTAAAAGTGTAACAACAGGAAAAGTTATAGAAAACACCTTTTCTGCAGGACATAAAATAGATGATGTTCGTGTAGAAACACACCAATTTCAGTTTTTATACAACGATGGCGAGTTTTTCCATTTTATGAATACTGCTGATTACACTCAAATTAGACTTTTAGAAGCTGCTTTAGATAGACCAGACTTGTTAAAAGAAGGTGAAGTTGTAACGGTTATTATTAATACCGAAGACAACATGCCGCTTTCTGTTGAAATGCCAGCAAGTGTTATATTAGAAGTAACCCACACCGAGCCTGGAGTAAAAGGAAATACGGCAACTAATGCTACAAAACCGGCAACAGTAGAAACAGGAGCAGAAGTCAATGTCCCTCTATTTATTAATGAAGGCGACAAAATAAAAATTGAAACTGAAAAAGGAACATACAAAGAACGTATTAAAGAATAA
- the tsaE gene encoding tRNA (adenosine(37)-N6)-threonylcarbamoyltransferase complex ATPase subunit type 1 TsaE produces MDIVYTISDVEDIASQVLTHLKTKTILIYGEMGAGKTTFIKALVKRIGCQDEVSSPTYSIVNEYKCNGEKIFHFDLYRINNIDEAYDFGIEDYIYSDHWKIIEWPELIEELVSDYDTVAIKFNNKKSRILSVNSM; encoded by the coding sequence TTGGATATAGTATATACAATTAGCGATGTAGAAGATATTGCAAGTCAAGTTCTTACTCATCTTAAAACAAAAACCATATTAATTTATGGAGAAATGGGAGCTGGAAAAACCACTTTCATTAAAGCTTTGGTAAAGCGAATAGGTTGTCAAGACGAAGTTAGTAGTCCAACCTATTCAATAGTAAATGAGTACAAATGTAATGGTGAGAAAATTTTTCATTTTGATTTGTATCGCATTAATAATATAGACGAAGCTTACGATTTTGGTATTGAAGATTACATCTATTCAGATCATTGGAAGATTATTGAATGGCCTGAATTAATCGAGGAGCTAGTATCTGATTATGATACAGTTGCTATAAAGTTTAATAATAAAAAAAGTAGAATTTTAAGTGTAAACAGTATGTAA
- a CDS encoding bifunctional response regulator/alkaline phosphatase family protein: MNNINILWVDDEIDLLKPHILFLEKKNYNVTTCKSGTEAIEALESTSFDIVFLDENMPGLTGLETLNEIKAINNALPVVMITKSEEEYIMEEAIGNKIADYLIKPVNPNQILLSLKKNLDHSRLVSEKTTSNYQQEFRKIAMDLTMVNSFEEWANLYQKLIYWELQLEDIEDIGMFEILESQKNEANIQFGKFIDKNYPNWFDGKVDSPVMSHTLFREKIVPEISKEQPTLLIVVDNLRYDQWKAFEPVLTNYYKKEQESPYYSILPSATQYARNAIFSGLMPADMEKLHPDLWKNDTDEGGKNLHENDFLKAQLKRLGLTDIKYEYHKITSLKSGKKLADNFKSQKDNDLTVVVYNFVDMLSHSKTEMDVVKELAANDKAYRSLTLSWFKNSPLLEIIQQAQQLGFKLIITTDHGTINVKNPSKVIGDKDTSLNLRYKTGRSLTYEDKDVLVAKNPKTIHLPSITMSSSFIFAKSDLFFAYPNNYNHYVSYYRNTYQHGGVSLEEMIIPFITMSPK; encoded by the coding sequence ATGAACAATATAAATATTCTTTGGGTTGACGACGAAATCGACTTATTAAAACCTCATATATTATTTTTAGAGAAAAAAAACTATAACGTAACAACCTGTAAAAGTGGCACCGAAGCTATTGAAGCATTAGAAAGTACTTCTTTTGATATTGTTTTCTTAGACGAGAATATGCCAGGTTTAACAGGCTTAGAAACACTTAATGAAATTAAAGCTATAAATAATGCACTTCCTGTTGTTATGATTACTAAAAGCGAGGAAGAGTATATTATGGAAGAAGCTATTGGCAATAAAATTGCCGATTACCTTATTAAACCCGTAAACCCTAATCAAATACTATTAAGTTTAAAGAAAAACCTAGACCATTCTAGATTGGTATCGGAAAAAACGACATCCAACTATCAGCAAGAGTTTAGAAAAATAGCCATGGATTTAACTATGGTAAATTCTTTTGAAGAGTGGGCTAACTTATATCAAAAGCTTATTTATTGGGAACTACAACTTGAAGATATTGAAGATATTGGAATGTTTGAAATTTTAGAATCTCAAAAAAACGAAGCAAACATCCAATTTGGAAAGTTTATTGACAAAAACTACCCTAATTGGTTTGATGGTAAAGTAGATTCACCTGTGATGTCTCATACCCTATTTAGAGAAAAAATAGTTCCTGAAATAAGTAAAGAACAACCAACTCTTCTTATAGTTGTAGATAATTTACGTTACGACCAATGGAAAGCTTTTGAACCTGTCTTAACTAATTATTACAAGAAAGAACAAGAGTCTCCTTATTACAGCATACTACCATCGGCAACACAATATGCAAGGAATGCTATTTTTTCGGGATTAATGCCAGCCGATATGGAAAAATTACATCCAGATCTTTGGAAAAATGACACCGATGAAGGCGGAAAAAACCTTCATGAAAACGATTTTTTAAAAGCGCAACTAAAGCGTTTAGGACTTACAGACATAAAGTATGAATACCATAAAATAACAAGTTTAAAATCTGGAAAGAAACTGGCCGATAATTTTAAATCTCAAAAAGATAACGATCTAACTGTGGTTGTTTACAATTTTGTAGATATGTTATCTCACTCAAAAACCGAAATGGATGTTGTTAAAGAGTTAGCAGCTAACGATAAAGCTTACCGCTCTTTAACCCTTAGCTGGTTTAAAAACTCCCCGTTGCTAGAAATTATTCAACAAGCGCAACAATTAGGGTTTAAACTTATTATTACTACAGACCATGGTACCATAAATGTTAAAAACCCTTCAAAAGTTATTGGAGATAAAGACACAAGTTTAAATTTAAGGTATAAAACTGGGAGAAGTTTAACCTATGAAGACAAAGACGTTTTAGTAGCCAAAAATCCCAAAACAATTCATTTACCATCCATTACAATGAGTAGTTCATTTATTTTTGCTAAAAGTGATTTGTTTTTTGCGTATCCTAATAATTATAACCACTATGTTAGTTATTACAGAAACACTTACCAACATGGTGGGGTTTCTTTAGAAGAAATGATTATTCCATTTATCACAATGTCACCTAAATAA
- a CDS encoding bifunctional UDP-3-O-[3-hydroxymyristoyl] N-acetylglucosamine deacetylase/3-hydroxyacyl-ACP dehydratase — MAIVSTEIKQKTIKTPVSLTGVGLHTGKDVTLTFTPAPVNTGFAFKRVDLEGMPIIEADANYVTNTQRGTCLEKNGVVIQTSEHVLAALVGLDYDNIIIELNASEPPIMDGSSKFFVEALEEAGIEEQDAFREEYVITDVVSYSDEDSGSEVLVMPADEYQITTMVDFGTKVLGTQNATLKHVSDFKEEISASRTFSFLHEIEMLLEHGLIKGGDLNNAIVYVDKEISPETIEKLKQVFNKDSISVKPNGILDNLTLHYPNEAARHKLLDVLGDLALIRTRIKGKVIANKPGHFINTQFAKKLSKIIKNERRNNVPNIDLNKEPLMDVTQIMAMLPHRQPFLLIDKIFELTDSTVIGMKNVTMNEPFFAGHFPGAPVMPGVLLVEAMAQTGGILVLSTVPDPENYLTFFMKIDNVKFKQKVVPGDTVIFKCDLISPIRRGICHMQGYAYANGKLCAEAELMAQISKVK; from the coding sequence ATGGCAATAGTTAGTACTGAAATAAAACAAAAAACTATAAAAACACCTGTATCATTAACAGGTGTTGGATTGCACACTGGTAAAGATGTTACACTTACATTCACGCCAGCACCAGTAAACACAGGCTTTGCTTTTAAACGCGTAGATTTAGAAGGCATGCCAATAATTGAAGCAGATGCTAATTATGTAACTAATACACAGCGCGGAACTTGTTTAGAAAAAAACGGTGTTGTAATTCAAACATCAGAACATGTTTTAGCGGCATTAGTAGGCTTAGACTATGATAATATTATTATAGAATTAAATGCATCAGAGCCTCCAATTATGGATGGATCGTCTAAGTTTTTTGTTGAAGCTTTAGAAGAAGCAGGAATCGAAGAGCAAGATGCTTTTAGAGAAGAGTATGTTATTACAGATGTTGTTTCTTATAGTGATGAAGACTCTGGTAGCGAAGTTCTTGTTATGCCTGCAGACGAGTACCAAATTACAACTATGGTCGATTTTGGCACCAAAGTGTTGGGAACTCAAAATGCGACATTAAAACACGTTTCAGATTTTAAAGAAGAAATTTCAGCTTCTAGAACATTTAGTTTTCTTCATGAAATAGAAATGTTATTAGAACATGGATTAATAAAAGGAGGCGATCTTAACAATGCCATAGTTTATGTAGACAAAGAAATTTCTCCAGAAACTATAGAAAAATTAAAGCAAGTCTTTAATAAGGATTCTATATCGGTAAAACCTAATGGTATTTTAGATAACCTAACACTTCATTACCCAAACGAAGCAGCTAGACATAAATTGTTGGATGTTTTAGGTGATTTAGCCTTAATTAGAACACGAATAAAAGGTAAAGTTATTGCAAACAAACCAGGACACTTTATCAACACACAATTTGCTAAAAAATTATCTAAAATAATTAAAAACGAACGCCGTAATAATGTACCAAATATAGATTTAAATAAAGAGCCATTAATGGATGTTACCCAAATTATGGCTATGCTACCGCACAGGCAACCGTTTTTATTAATAGACAAAATTTTCGAGTTAACAGATTCTACCGTAATTGGTATGAAAAACGTTACCATGAACGAGCCATTTTTTGCTGGTCACTTTCCTGGTGCTCCAGTAATGCCAGGCGTACTTTTAGTTGAAGCTATGGCTCAAACAGGTGGTATCTTAGTATTAAGTACTGTACCAGACCCAGAAAACTACTTAACATTTTTTATGAAAATTGATAATGTCAAGTTTAAACAAAAAGTTGTTCCGGGAGATACCGTAATTTTTAAATGTGATTTAATTTCACCTATACGCCGTGGAATTTGCCATATGCAAGGATATGCTTATGCAAATGGTAAACTTTGTGCAGAAGCAGAGTTGATGGCACAAATATCTAAAGTAAAATAA
- a CDS encoding HD domain-containing protein, with amino-acid sequence MKAQNKLKIFNDPIYGFITIPNTLIFDLIEHKYFQRLRRITQMGLSYLVYPGAHHTRFHHAIGCMHLMKKAVNVLRFKGVTISEDEENALYIAILLHDIGHGPFSHAMEHSIVNGVSHEEISLLFMERLNEEFNSKLTLAITIFKGEYHRKFLCQLISGQLDMDRADYLKRDSFYTGVAEGNVNSERLITMLNVVNDKLVVEEKGIYSVEKFLLARRLMYWQVYLHKTSLVAEQLLIRVLKRAKELKSQGVTLTASSALSYFLNHNISIENFDAKTLDTFSQLDDYDIVSAMKEWQFHDDFVLSNLCDMIINRDLLKIKIKKKAIKVEKLDKQIDKLMQRYNISNHEANYFVFSGEITNQAYKSEHQNINILHKNGKIGDIINASDHFNLKSLAKPVTKFYICYPKQKI; translated from the coding sequence TTGAAAGCACAAAACAAACTTAAAATATTTAACGATCCAATTTACGGATTTATTACTATTCCAAATACGCTCATTTTTGATTTAATTGAGCATAAGTATTTTCAAAGACTTCGCAGAATTACACAAATGGGGTTATCTTATTTGGTATATCCTGGAGCTCACCATACAAGATTTCATCATGCCATAGGCTGTATGCATTTAATGAAAAAAGCTGTGAATGTGCTTCGTTTTAAAGGAGTTACTATTTCCGAAGATGAAGAGAACGCCTTGTATATTGCTATTTTACTACATGATATTGGTCATGGACCATTTTCTCATGCTATGGAACACAGTATTGTAAATGGTGTGTCTCATGAGGAAATATCGTTGCTTTTTATGGAACGTTTAAACGAAGAATTTAACTCAAAATTAACGCTAGCCATTACTATTTTCAAGGGAGAATATCACCGTAAATTTCTTTGTCAGTTAATTTCGGGGCAATTAGATATGGATCGCGCCGATTATTTAAAACGTGATAGCTTTTATACAGGTGTTGCAGAAGGCAATGTAAATAGTGAGCGTTTAATTACCATGCTTAATGTGGTAAACGATAAATTAGTTGTTGAAGAAAAAGGCATTTATAGCGTAGAAAAATTTCTTTTAGCAAGACGCTTAATGTATTGGCAAGTCTATTTACATAAAACAAGCTTGGTTGCCGAACAACTTCTTATTAGAGTTTTAAAACGTGCCAAAGAATTAAAAAGTCAAGGAGTTACGTTAACTGCAAGTTCAGCGTTGAGCTATTTTTTAAATCATAATATTTCAATAGAGAACTTTGATGCCAAAACTCTAGATACGTTTTCGCAGCTAGATGATTATGATATTGTCTCTGCAATGAAAGAATGGCAATTTCATGATGATTTTGTGTTAAGCAATTTATGCGATATGATTATTAATAGGGATTTATTAAAAATCAAAATAAAAAAGAAAGCTATAAAAGTAGAGAAACTTGACAAGCAGATAGACAAATTAATGCAGCGATATAATATATCAAATCATGAAGCAAACTACTTTGTGTTTTCTGGAGAAATAACAAACCAGGCTTACAAGTCAGAACACCAAAACATAAATATATTGCATAAAAATGGTAAAATAGGCGATATTATTAATGCTTCAGATCACTTTAATTTAAAATCATTAGCAAAACCAGTAACCAAATTTTATATCTGCTATCCTAAGCAGAAAATTTAA